A single region of the Salvia miltiorrhiza cultivar Shanhuang (shh) chromosome 8, IMPLAD_Smil_shh, whole genome shotgun sequence genome encodes:
- the LOC130998648 gene encoding protein FAR1-RELATED SEQUENCE 5-like, whose protein sequence is MVKVMDKVPHRLKTDLQFKKDFNRLAWSEFTEPLSFERRWNDLMEKYGLVGDKWFDSMFAQRSYWIPSFFRDCHMSGLFKTTSMSESQNSFFRRYFNRGANLIEFFIHFERAIEAQRNQCDHLNSVDVSCFPKLVTDLAIERHTETVYTSGMFVEVQKQIVSASFSCCILEIRTGVGENVYVVEDGESGKFSVTYNLAYYSCNCDCKHFVRCGWLCSHVFCVLKNVKIQRIPDQYILKRWTKGICVGGSTHSGGTDTLSQLYSLAYSCIGLVQGDSVKMEKLFQTLKGVHDSLSVNSSSSSNGDLFNEFYGGAPPEVVDVHPPDIVKTKGSGSRLKSRIEKALRDKNKPKRRCGNCKEMVNHDARNCDQERAVK, encoded by the coding sequence ATGGTTAAAGTTATGGATAAGGTTCCACATCGACTTAAGACCGATTTACAGTTTAAAAAGGATTTTAATCGTCTTGCATGGTCTGAGTTTACTGAGCCTTTGAGTTTTGAACGAAGATGGAATGATTTAATGGAGAAGTATGGTTTGGTTGGTGATAAATGGTTTGATTCTATGTTTGCTCAGCGTAGTTATTGGATTCCTTCATTTTTTAGAGATTGTCATATGAGTGGGTTATTTAAGACAACGTCTATGTCTGAGAGTCAGAATAGTTTTTTCCGTAGGTATTTCAATAGGGGTGCAAATCTGATTGAATTCTTTATTCATTTTGAGCGTGCTATTGAAGCTCAAAGAAATCAGTGTGATCATCTCAATAGTGTTGATGTTTCTTGTTTCCCAAAGTTGGTGACAGATCTGGCAATTGAAAGGCATACAGAAACTGTTTATACTAGTGGGATGTTTGTTGAGGTTCAAAAGCAGATTGTTTCAGCTAGTTTCAGTTGCTGCATATTGGAGATTAGGACTGGTGTCGGCGAGAATGTTTATGTAGTTGAAGATGGTGAAAGTGGTAAATTTAGTGTCACTTATAATTTGGCTTACTATAGTTGCAATTGTGATTGCAAGCACTTTGTGAGGTGTGGTTGGCTTTGTTCgcatgtattttgtgtgttgaaGAATGTTAAGATTCAGAGGATTCCTGATCAATATATATTAAAGCGTTGGACAAAAGGAATTTGCGTTGGTGGAAGTACACATTCTGGTGGGACAGATACTCTCTCTCAGTTATATTCTTTAGCTTATAGTTGTATAGGTTTGGTTCAAGGTGATTCTGTAAAGATGGAGAAGTTATTTCAAACTTTGAAAGGTGTGCATGATTCTTTGTCTGTGAATAGTTCTAGCAGTTCAAATGGTGATCTTTTTAATGAGTTTTATGGTGGTGCACCTCCTGAAGTAGTTGATGTTCACCCACCTGATATTGTGAAGACAAAAGGTAGTGGAAGTCGTTTGAAGTCGAGGATTGAGAAGGCTTTAAGGGATAAGAATAAACCGAAACGAAGATGTGGCAATTGCAAAGAGATGGTGAACCATGATGCTCGTAATTGTGATCAGGAACGTGCTGTTAAAtag
- the LOC130998649 gene encoding uncharacterized protein LOC130998649, with the protein MNLDTIPHKYVAARWCKYSILCPNDSTDQVQNHDKHSKSNLELRIFKIASESIGYVRGNEELCNQLYENLIEVRDKFAKLGTPENSSLSKNRIFDEFYGSSPTETPSVLPPDVAKTKGSGAGGRRKSEKEKAMLLAQKPKRLCRKCKTRGHHDSRNCPTKDDADLSS; encoded by the coding sequence ATGAATCTCGACACTATTCCCCATAAGTACGTTGCGGCGAGATGGTGCAAGTATAGCATCTTGTGTCCAAATGATTCAACAGATCAAGTGCAAAATCATGACAAGCATTCCAAATCTAATTTGGAGCTTCGCATATTCAAGATTGCGAGTGAATCCATTGGATACGTTAGGGGCAATGAAGAGTTGTGTAACCAATTATATGAGAATCTCATTGAAGTTAGGGACAAGTTTGCCAAGCTCGGAACTCCGGAGAACTCATCCTTGTCGAAGAACAGGATTTTCGATGAGTTTTATGGATCATCTCCAACCGAAACTCCATCTGTTCTGCCACCAGATGTCGCTAAGACTAAAGGGAGTGGTGCCGGTGGACGTAGAAAATCGGAAAAAGAAAAGGCAATGCTGCTTGCACAGAAACCCAAGCGGCTTTGCAGGAAATGTAAGACAAGGGGCCATCATGATTCAAGAAACTGCCCCACAAAGGATGACGCAGATCTTAGTTCCTAG
- the LOC130998650 gene encoding uncharacterized protein LOC130998650 — protein sequence MGFGHLLEMRVRFLPTQMAYWLMENFDYKTSELLIDDNVKIKVTEDDVCRVFGFPKGGEEINRFLYSACNALSMQWVSLFNVRHRDNIKIKAVLDKMLGEVDGGPWFKRHFLIAMQFSLIESYPNGTVHPFVMRCLEDLNVVRKWNWAGYMLKALIQHAQSWADNGKKIFCGPILFLVLVYVDRMHMEGSNVPRTIPICVNWSGSELLQRQKLEVDKKYFGSGSLRGPIPLPAIEQLEPANVGRNVAVSFEQSPESLLRSRMLKISREIGEKARFLKSVMLEASVEHRRSLVFKECLVTCSLISGIRLVENLTESTQSEHIAAPTEVPPATVANIDTQNVCSFFP from the exons ATGGGTTTTGGACACTTGCTGGAAATGAGAGTAAGATTTCTGCCAACACAGATGGCATATTGGTTGATGGAGAATTTTGACTACAAAACTAGTGAATTGTTGATTGATGACAATGTGAAAATTAAAGTAACTGAAGATGATGTTTGTAGAGTTTTTGGTTTTCCTAAGGGTGGTGAAGAGATCAACAGGTTCCTCTATTCGGCTTGTAATGCTTTGAGTATGCAGTGGGTGTCTTTGTTCAATGTGCGACATCGTGACAATATAAAGATTAAAGCTGTTTTAGATAAGATGTTGGGAGAGGTGGATGGAGGGCCATGGTTCAAGAGGCATTTTCTCATTGCTATGCAGTTTAGTCTAATAGAGAGCTATCCGAATGGGACGGTTCATCCATTCGTCATGAGATGCTTGGAGGATTTGAATGTGGTCAGAAAATGGAACTGGGCAGGATACATGTTGAAGGCTTTGATTCAGCATGCACAAAGTTGGGCCGATAATGGGAAGAAAATATTCTGTGGTCCAATACTATTTCTTGTG CTAGTCTATGTCGACAGAATGCATATGGAAGGTTCGAATGTACCACGTACAATCCCGATATGTGTCAATTGGTCAGGTAGTGAATTGCTGCAGCGGCAAAAGCTCGAGGTTGATAAGAAATATTTTGGATCAGGATCACTGCGTGGTCCAATACCACTTCCAGCAATCGAGCAATTGGAACCTGCAAATGTTGGCAGGAATGTGGCCGTCAGCTTTGAACAATCGCCTGAAAGTCTGCTGCGCTCGAGGATGCTTAAAATATCCCGTGAAATAGGTGAAAAGGCTAGATTTCTGAAAAGTGTTATGTTAGAGGCGTCGGTTGAACATAGAAGATCACTTGTTTTCAAAGAGTGTTTGGTGACATGCTCCCTTATTTCCGGGATTCGTCTAGTTGAGAACTTAACTGAGTCGACACAATCCGAGCACATTGCAGCGCCAACTGAAGTTCCGCCTGCTACGGTTGCTAATATTGACACACAAAACGTATGCAGTTTCTTTCCCTAA